The Haloterrigena turkmenica DSM 5511 genome includes the window GACAACCCCGAGCGCGGACTGCCGACGGTCACGGCGCAGATCGAGGTGATCGACGCCGAGACCGGCCGGTCGGTCGGCTATCTCGCCGGAAATCGAGTCACCAGCGCCCGGACGGGCTGCATCGGCGGGCTGGCCGCCCGCGAACTCGCCGTCGACGGCCCGCTCGAGGTGGCCGTCATCGGCGCCGGTACGCAGGCCCGCTGGCAGATCCGAGCCATCGCCGCCGCGGCCGGCGTCGACCGCTTCGAGTCGATCCGCGTCTTCTCGCCGAGCGACTCCCGGATCGACTGTGCCCGGGACCTCGAGTCAGAACTGGGCGTCGCGGCGACGCCGGTCGAGAGCCCGCGGGAGGCCGTGACGGACGCCGACGTCGTCGTCACGGCGACGACGAGCACCGAGCCGGTCTTCCCGGGCGAGGCCCTCGCCGACGGAGCGCTCGTGGTCGCGGTGGGCGCGTACACGCCCGAGATGCGCGAACTGGACGACGAGACGATCGCCCGCGCGGCTCGCGTCTTCGCCGACGTCCCCGACGAAGCCCGCGAAACCGGTGACCTGCGCGGGCACGAGGACCTCGAGGTCCGACCGTTCGGGGACGTGGTGGCCGGCGCCGACGGCCGCGAGTCGCCGGCGGAGATCGTCGTCCTCGAGAGCGTCGGGACGGCGGTTCTCGACGCCGCTACCGCCGAGTTCGTCTTCGACCGGGCCGTCGAGCGCGGCCTCGGAACGACGGTTTCGCTGTACGAGCGGGTGTGACGTGCCAATGCTCGGCCACGACACTGAAATACGCGGTCCGCGAAGGAAGGGAACAACTGGCTGTCGATGATCGCAACGAGGGTGCGAGCCGATCGGCTCGCAGAGGGAGGTATCGTCGCGCCGTCACCGACCGGAAACGGGGGTGGACAGTCGTGACGCTGCGATCCGTACCGATCGTCGACCGAGTGACCGACGCCTTCTTCGCGCTCGATACGGACTTTCGGTTCACGTACGTAAACGAGCGCGCCGAGACGCTGCTGAAACGCTCCCGCGAGGAGCTGATCGGCCGGGTCATGTGGGACGAGTTCCCCCAGACCGTCGAGACGCAGTTCCCCGACGGCTTCCACCGGGCGATGGACGAACAGGTCCCCGTCTCCTTCGAGATCTACCACGCGCAACTGGAGA containing:
- a CDS encoding ornithine cyclodeaminase family protein, yielding MVRVLSDGDVASVLDLEELLPVVADAFEKQRAGEVERPERPHYPIGTGLDPDAPDDPAGTGLCMPAYVHGADYAATKLATVVEDNPERGLPTVTAQIEVIDAETGRSVGYLAGNRVTSARTGCIGGLAARELAVDGPLEVAVIGAGTQARWQIRAIAAAAGVDRFESIRVFSPSDSRIDCARDLESELGVAATPVESPREAVTDADVVVTATTSTEPVFPGEALADGALVVAVGAYTPEMRELDDETIARAARVFADVPDEARETGDLRGHEDLEVRPFGDVVAGADGRESPAEIVVLESVGTAVLDAATAEFVFDRAVERGLGTTVSLYERV